Proteins found in one Amycolatopsis umgeniensis genomic segment:
- a CDS encoding isochorismate synthase, with protein sequence MSSPAPARPRPVHQAADLLAAYLPGSFYYSSARGSLLADGVYSPVHAAPGRRAHAAAEVLDAALVAGVTEPVVAGAIGFRPDAPSSLVVPAVVRRAGPPGAGRPVAPLGGGSWSVSPRPAPEVYTTAVERALDEIRDGDLRKIVLARCLDVTGGDPIAVPRLLARLVHADPAAHAFAVDVSAPGDPAPRTLIGASPELLVSRRGRIVTANPLAGSRPRVADDAENARRISELLASEKDLAEHAHVAAQVAGVLGRFCVDLDVPAEPEVIGTPTMWHLSTRISGRLADAGDAGSSALALAEALHPTPAVCGVPTGLARDTIAALEPEDRGYYAGLVGWTDQDGDGEWVVTIRCAEVRDRTVRLFAGAGVVAGSDPAAELAETGAKFGTMLRALGLEGVA encoded by the coding sequence GTGTCCTCACCTGCACCGGCCCGACCAAGGCCGGTCCACCAGGCGGCCGATCTGCTGGCGGCGTACCTGCCCGGATCGTTCTACTACTCGTCCGCTCGAGGATCGCTGCTCGCCGACGGGGTGTACTCCCCGGTCCACGCGGCGCCGGGCAGGCGCGCCCACGCCGCCGCCGAAGTCCTCGACGCCGCCCTCGTGGCGGGCGTGACGGAGCCCGTGGTGGCCGGGGCGATCGGGTTCCGGCCCGATGCCCCGAGCAGCTTGGTGGTGCCCGCCGTGGTGCGCCGGGCGGGCCCGCCGGGAGCGGGGAGGCCGGTCGCCCCGCTCGGTGGCGGTAGCTGGTCGGTTTCGCCGCGCCCCGCGCCGGAGGTCTACACCACTGCCGTCGAACGGGCGCTGGACGAGATCCGCGACGGTGACCTGCGCAAGATCGTGCTGGCCCGCTGCCTCGACGTCACCGGTGGCGATCCCATCGCCGTGCCGCGGCTGCTGGCCCGTCTCGTCCACGCAGACCCGGCGGCCCACGCTTTCGCCGTCGATGTCAGCGCGCCCGGGGATCCCGCGCCGCGCACCCTGATCGGCGCGAGCCCGGAGCTGCTGGTCTCCCGGCGCGGCCGGATCGTGACGGCCAACCCGCTGGCGGGGTCGCGACCGCGAGTGGCCGACGACGCGGAGAACGCGCGCCGGATCAGTGAGCTGCTGGCGTCCGAAAAGGACCTCGCCGAACACGCCCACGTCGCGGCGCAGGTGGCCGGGGTGCTGGGCCGGTTCTGTGTGGACCTCGATGTTCCCGCCGAACCCGAGGTGATCGGCACCCCCACGATGTGGCATCTCTCGACCCGGATCAGCGGGCGGCTCGCCGACGCGGGTGACGCGGGTTCGTCCGCGCTCGCGCTGGCCGAGGCGCTGCATCCGACGCCCGCCGTATGCGGTGTCCCGACCGGACTCGCCCGCGACACCATCGCCGCGCTCGAACCCGAGGATCGCGGCTACTACGCGGGTCTCGTCGGCTGGACCGATCAGGACGGTGACGGTGAATGGGTCGTCACCATCCGCTGCGCCGAGGTCCGCGACCGGACCGTGCGGCTGTTCGCCGGCGCGGGAGTGGTGGCGGGCTCCGACCCGGCGGCCGAGCTCGCCGAGACCGGCGCGAAGTTCGGCACCATGCTGCGGGCGCTCGGGCTGGAGGGAGTGGCGTGA
- the dhbA gene encoding 2,3-dihydro-2,3-dihydroxybenzoate dehydrogenase: MEGIEGKVALVTGGARGIGAAVVAGLAEAGAIVAAVDLVEGSSRDGVTSFVADVGDPSAVARVVDEVERELGPIGIGAAVAGVLKPGTVRETSDEDWAATFAVNSTGVFTVLREISRRMVPRRSGVLVTVGSNAAGVPRTGMAAYAASKAAATMLTRCLGLELAGSGIRCNIVSPGSTDTDMQRLLWTDENGADRVIAGNQEQYRVGIPLGRIAEPADIADAVLFLASDRARHITMQNLYVDGGATLRA; encoded by the coding sequence GTGGAAGGGATCGAGGGCAAGGTCGCGCTCGTCACCGGAGGCGCGCGCGGGATCGGGGCGGCCGTCGTGGCCGGGCTCGCCGAGGCCGGCGCGATCGTGGCGGCGGTGGATCTGGTGGAGGGGTCTTCCCGGGACGGGGTGACCTCGTTCGTCGCGGACGTCGGGGATCCCTCGGCCGTGGCCCGGGTGGTCGACGAGGTCGAACGCGAACTCGGGCCGATCGGGATCGGGGCGGCCGTCGCGGGCGTGCTGAAACCGGGGACCGTCCGTGAGACGAGCGACGAGGACTGGGCGGCGACCTTCGCGGTCAACTCCACCGGTGTCTTCACCGTGCTCCGCGAGATTTCCCGCCGGATGGTGCCCCGCCGGAGCGGTGTGCTGGTGACGGTCGGGTCGAACGCCGCGGGTGTCCCACGGACCGGGATGGCGGCCTATGCCGCCTCGAAGGCCGCGGCGACGATGCTGACCCGCTGCCTCGGCCTCGAACTCGCGGGCTCCGGAATCCGCTGCAACATCGTCTCGCCCGGCTCGACCGACACCGATATGCAGCGTCTACTGTGGACGGACGAAAACGGTGCGGACCGTGTCATCGCGGGAAATCAGGAGCAATACCGGGTCGGCATACCGCTGGGCCGGATAGCCGAACCCGCCGACATCGCCGACGCGGTCCTGTTTTTGGCCTCCGATCGGGCGCGGCACATCACGATGCAGAACCTCTACGTCGACGGCGGCGCCACGCTCCGCGCGTGA